One Portunus trituberculatus isolate SZX2019 chromosome 43, ASM1759143v1, whole genome shotgun sequence DNA segment encodes these proteins:
- the LOC123518288 gene encoding broad-complex core protein isoforms 1/2/3/4/5-like isoform X1 has protein sequence MVSLTNQARCYHSSGTMSEQCYCLRWNNYQSSVVGVLRSLLEEGQFVDVTLACDGRRLKAHKLMLSACSNFFRELLRENPSDHPIVFLRDVRFWELESIMDFIYNGQVNVMQDQLPGFIRTAEALQIKGLAAVNNNNNNIHAKPPDPRLFCGEGGRLPEHYYLGGGAEVGDLHQPPPLKRPRRPPPPTHTLLPPRPENPSPVSKLDDLPSKAAMAPTTPGQGSPKTSATTSDPSRSDPATATAAPGTTALSASTPSGVTSSPKGASVGERPGGLVKLEEDRTSTPTDAESDTEFGTSEGTGISGVDGGKDGDWVLGESPAPLSLNLNYSDGGFPVCKVCGKVFKHQGSLVAHYQVHQLRTKCPVCKKVLSRHYHMKVHLLTVHKVPDAEIEGLLRSQNIA, from the exons ATGGTCAGTCTCACTAACCAAGCAAG gTGCTACCACAGCTCAGGCACCATGAGTGAACAGTGCTACTGCCTGCGCTGGAACAACTACCAGAGCAGTGTAGTGGGTGTTCTGCGCAGCCTGCTTGAAGAAGGCCAGTTTGTGGATGTCACCCTGGCATGTGATGGACGCAGGCTCAAGGCACACAAGCTTATGCTTTCAGCTTGTTCCAACTTTTTCCGGGAACTGCTAAGA GAAAATCCAAGTGACCATCCAATTGTGTTCCTGCGAGATGTAAGGTTCTGGGAACTGGAATCCATCATGGATTTTATTTACAATGGACAG GTCAATGTGATGCAGGACCAACTACCAGGCTTCATCAGGACAGCTGAAGCTCTGCAGATCAAGGGTTTGGCAGCtgttaacaataacaacaacaatatacatGCCAAGCCTCCAGATCCAAGG CTATTCTGTGGTGAGGGTGGACGTTTGCCGGAACACTACTAcctgggaggaggagcagaagttgGAGACCTGCACCAACCACCTCCCCTCAAACGTCCCCGTCGcccacctccacccacccacacccttctCCCTCCAAG GCCTGAGAACCCTTCCCCGGTGTCCAAGCTAGATGATCTCCCTTCTAAAGCTGCCATGGCCCCCACAACTCCAGGTCAAGGGTCTCCCAAAACTTCAGCAACAACCTCAGATCCAAGTAGGAGTGACCCTGCCACAGCCACTGCTGCCCCAGGTACCACTGCTCTCTCTGCCTCCACACCCTCAGGTGTGACCTCAAGTCCCAAAG GGGCCAGTGTTGGTGAGCGGCCAGGTGGATTGGTGAAATTGGAAGAAGATCGTACCTCTACTCCAACTGATGCCGAGTCAGATACTGAGTTTGGAACTTCAGAAGGGACAGGAATAAGCGGTGTGGATGGAGGTAAAGATG GTGATTGGGTATTGGGAGAGAGTCCCGCACCTCTCAGCCTTAACTTAAACTACAGTGATGGAGGATTTCCTGTGTGTAAGGTGTGTGGGAAGGTCTTCAAACATCAAGGCTCCCTTGTTGCCCACTACCAG gtacatCAACTAAGAACCAAGTGCCCAGTGTGTAAGAAGGTGTTGTCACGTCACTACCACATGAAGGTGCATCTATTAACTGTTCACAAGGTGCCTGACGCAGAAATCGAGGGACTTCTTCGAAGCCAGAACATTGCTTGA
- the LOC123518288 gene encoding broad-complex core protein isoforms 1/2/3/4/5-like isoform X2 codes for MSEQCYCLRWNNYQSSVVGVLRSLLEEGQFVDVTLACDGRRLKAHKLMLSACSNFFRELLRENPSDHPIVFLRDVRFWELESIMDFIYNGQVNVMQDQLPGFIRTAEALQIKGLAAVNNNNNNIHAKPPDPRLFCGEGGRLPEHYYLGGGAEVGDLHQPPPLKRPRRPPPPTHTLLPPRPENPSPVSKLDDLPSKAAMAPTTPGQGSPKTSATTSDPSRSDPATATAAPGTTALSASTPSGVTSSPKGASVGERPGGLVKLEEDRTSTPTDAESDTEFGTSEGTGISGVDGGKDGDWVLGESPAPLSLNLNYSDGGFPVCKVCGKVFKHQGSLVAHYQVHQLRTKCPVCKKVLSRHYHMKVHLLTVHKVPDAEIEGLLRSQNIA; via the exons ATGAGTGAACAGTGCTACTGCCTGCGCTGGAACAACTACCAGAGCAGTGTAGTGGGTGTTCTGCGCAGCCTGCTTGAAGAAGGCCAGTTTGTGGATGTCACCCTGGCATGTGATGGACGCAGGCTCAAGGCACACAAGCTTATGCTTTCAGCTTGTTCCAACTTTTTCCGGGAACTGCTAAGA GAAAATCCAAGTGACCATCCAATTGTGTTCCTGCGAGATGTAAGGTTCTGGGAACTGGAATCCATCATGGATTTTATTTACAATGGACAG GTCAATGTGATGCAGGACCAACTACCAGGCTTCATCAGGACAGCTGAAGCTCTGCAGATCAAGGGTTTGGCAGCtgttaacaataacaacaacaatatacatGCCAAGCCTCCAGATCCAAGG CTATTCTGTGGTGAGGGTGGACGTTTGCCGGAACACTACTAcctgggaggaggagcagaagttgGAGACCTGCACCAACCACCTCCCCTCAAACGTCCCCGTCGcccacctccacccacccacacccttctCCCTCCAAG GCCTGAGAACCCTTCCCCGGTGTCCAAGCTAGATGATCTCCCTTCTAAAGCTGCCATGGCCCCCACAACTCCAGGTCAAGGGTCTCCCAAAACTTCAGCAACAACCTCAGATCCAAGTAGGAGTGACCCTGCCACAGCCACTGCTGCCCCAGGTACCACTGCTCTCTCTGCCTCCACACCCTCAGGTGTGACCTCAAGTCCCAAAG GGGCCAGTGTTGGTGAGCGGCCAGGTGGATTGGTGAAATTGGAAGAAGATCGTACCTCTACTCCAACTGATGCCGAGTCAGATACTGAGTTTGGAACTTCAGAAGGGACAGGAATAAGCGGTGTGGATGGAGGTAAAGATG GTGATTGGGTATTGGGAGAGAGTCCCGCACCTCTCAGCCTTAACTTAAACTACAGTGATGGAGGATTTCCTGTGTGTAAGGTGTGTGGGAAGGTCTTCAAACATCAAGGCTCCCTTGTTGCCCACTACCAG gtacatCAACTAAGAACCAAGTGCCCAGTGTGTAAGAAGGTGTTGTCACGTCACTACCACATGAAGGTGCATCTATTAACTGTTCACAAGGTGCCTGACGCAGAAATCGAGGGACTTCTTCGAAGCCAGAACATTGCTTGA